The following is a genomic window from Amaranthus tricolor cultivar Red isolate AtriRed21 chromosome 10, ASM2621246v1, whole genome shotgun sequence.
TTTACATGGGGGTCGTATAAGCGCATAGTTGTATCGGTTAGATACTCAGCTTTGTGCTTTTAGTAAAAATCTGAAGAGGGCAGAATATTAAGCAAGAGGTATGTGGCTGTTTCTCCCGTAGAGATTCTTTTCGATACATCCATATTGTATTCGTACTTCTTTACCCTTGAAACTTTATATGAGTAGGATTAAAGGGGCATTCTCTGCCGCTATTTAAGCTTTTGTTTCACCTAGCTCTTAAAATATGCAACAACACCGTTGATAATTCTTGGGTGAAATAGCTTTGCCTATCACAATCAGAAGTATCATGTTATTATGTGTGGGTGTCGTGTAAATCATAAGTAAATTGCTTGCTGGATTTTATGGAATCATGAATTTAGATTCCTTTTCTACGCCACAAGAAAAAAGGGTTCATTTGCAACCAAGTGTAAGATTGTGTATGAACATGGTCTTAATTTTTTCAGAATATCCACATTTTGATGTATCAATTTTGTGACCATAGCTGGATACACCCGTGATTTCCTTTGTATTTGATGAATAACAATGCAAGTGGCATTCTAATGTGAGCAGTTCTTTGTTTAGGGAAGCACACACTTTGGTCCGTCTGATTCCGTGCATAATTACACCTAAGTATAGTTTTGAATCTTTCTGTTATTGATTCATGGATATTACGTAGAGAGCCTAGCGGGAGAAGGGGGAAAAGACTTTATTTGACATTAGGTTCCTATCTTAGACGCCTGAAAAACTAGCGACTAGCATAGGTGCAAATTCTCGACACTTCATTAGTAAAACTTCGCAACTTTTAAGTCTCTCGTCAGCTTAGGAGAAAATATTTTGGACTTGGGAATGTAGTATACATTGTGGGAGTCTATTTTGTAGCTGAATGGCAAAAGTAAATCCTTTTAATAGTATATGGTATGCGAATCTATAAGGGGGTAAATATAGCTTGGCCTATCTCCCGTGTCAAGAGGTCCCAGTTTGGCAAAAAATAGAAAGCTCGAGTTATAGTGGCATTATAGGTGGTTTGAATTGCTAATTTTATTGGTTGATTGACTGTTAGATGTTTATTAAAACTAAACGATAAACTATAGTTGGTTTGCCTTTTAAAATTGTTGTTATATACACTCAATCACAATAAGCTCATGCAATTAgcttaaatgttttttaaatttgtaagaGCATTTTAGTTTTATCAAAAGGTACATCACCTAAATAACGTATAAAGCTCTCTAATAACCAAAAATATTATTGAGTCTTTTGTGGAAAATTACGTATaaaaaaaaggttcaatttACATGTATGACAGATGTTGACTTGGGATCAGACTtcggcattgttgttgttagtACACGTACGACAATATAAATGATAAACTAAGCGCATGACATTATGTAAATGTTGCAtttaattaacatttataaattctCATCAAGTCGATATCTATAAGTGGTCATCTTCATTATGAGTTGATGAATCCTCATATCCAATTAGATCATGAAGCGAATAATGGCAATCCCTCTTTATGACTGGAATCAATAAAGCCTAATATCCTGATAGAAATGTACCAAAAATGCTGTACTATTAATAGGCCATTGCCAAAGTTCTTTCCACCAAAACTTCATTCTATAAAAGCCTCATCTCTTGTCTTATGTCTCTCTTCTTGACTCGTATTCTTGTTTTATATTCAATGTCACCTCATTTTATCCCCTAATATCGCCCTCGTCAAGTGAAGGCAGAATCCTAACTTTGAATATCTCATATATGCATGTAAGTCTTGCActgtgtcacatgattcgctaatctacCCAAGAATCGTGAATCAAAAATAAcgaattatggtcgattttgggCAATTTTGAGCGAATCccgaattcaaaaggcgaattagcaagtgaattatgttacactggtcTTGCGTTTCACTTATACGTTTTTGAGCTAAGAGCTTCTGCAGTCCATTGAGCTTTCAGTGTCATGATTCTGATTTTTCTAATTCGGGATATAAGAATTTCTTACATTTCCGGATAGAAATTGTTTTGATGCATGCCAGCAACCATTTTCTTGTGTTTTAATGTTAAgtaagaaattttgaatcaattCCCGCTTTCAATATTTCGTTCTTCCCACATTTTCTTTTCACCGTTTTATAAGGTCTTCTAATGCTGATATTTAATTTCCTCAGTGTAGGAGAGGGAAACAACTCAAATACATCTCGTGTTCCTGAAATTGGTGTTTTTGAGCAGTCTCTCGATTTTTGTATAGAAGATGATGTTGATTTCAGACGTGAGTATTGCTACATCTCTCTCTGTTGTCACAAATGTTTTTATCATCTATGCAGTACTCTTGTAAATTATCGGCGTAAGACTTTGACAAGTCTTGTAATATGGGCGCAATCAGGATTTTGGTGAGAATTTTCACAAAGTTAAAGCCTGAGTAAATGTTATACCAAAAAATACGATTCAGTACGGGAAACGGAAGGCAAACGCAAAATGTTAGTTTAGACTTTTGGGAACAAATCGGTCATATGaagtcattttaatatattatctttatcaGTTTTAGATTGAAAAAGCTTTGCTTTTGAACATTAATTTGGAGTTTGAGGAACAAAGTTTCCGAAACGTTAATCTAGAGTTTCGGAGACGAAGTTTCCGTAACGGGTTTCGGTGCGAAGTTTCCGGGTTTCCGGTAACTAGGAAATTATTGTACTTTTCTCATTGTATTCTTTGTGTACAAAGCTGATGGGTATATTTGATGTGTCGATATTGTGGTTTTAGACCCTCTATTCAGTTCGTTGAAGTCGTCGAGTCTGACTGTGGGCCCTGATCTCCAATTTGGTTCGTTTAATAAGGTATTATTTGCATCGTTAGTCATGAGTTGACTTCAGAAGTTGCTATATATATTCTTTCGTTATTATGATGTGTGTTCAAATGCTTGCTTCTTGGAAAAACATTTTAGGTGCTGTCATTGGAAAAAGAATCGCATCTCAACTTTGCTTCTGTATCTAGAGGTCATCGTGAAAATTGGGCGGAATCCAATATGGCTGATGCTAGTCCTAGAACGGATACTTCAACCGACGAAGCGGACGATAGGCATCCGCAGGTGAATTTTTCAACTTGTGTTACTCTCGAACAACTATTCATTATGCGCGTTGTTTTAGGCAAGTAAGGGGCAAGTCGGGTAAGTTGTGGCATTATTTCATTGAACGGGGTATGGCGGGAAAATCCCGTAAAGGGAATTTAATCATTCATGTATGTGGTGAAAATTGAACCCTTATCACAAGGGTGGACTGGAAAATCTTCAATCACCTACCCATGATTCTTGTTGTGGCATATTGGTTTCTCATTAACGTTTGTTTTGTCCGTCCGTCTTGTTCGTACTCGCTCTTTTGACTTAATGAATTAATGAGATGGGCTTGTATGCAGCTTGAAGTTGGTCAAATCAATACCAAGACTGCGTCCGATTCCAGTGATAGATCCAAAGAAAAAGCTCTGGATCAGAAGGTGATTTTGATATTTCTCGATTTTGGGCTCTCTTATCTCTTTGTAGCCATATTCTGCAACCGGATCTTCTATTAGATGCTTACTCATGGTAATGTTGCAGTCACTTCGACGGTTGGCTCAAAATCGCGAAGCAGCTCGGAAAAGCCGACTGCGGAAGAAGGCAAGTCATCATTAAAATCTCGTGTGTATTCTATTCAGAATATATGCTGTAGAAAATTTGAGCTCCTTGTAAAAGATCACATCATTAAACAGCTTAGTAACTGATCTGTCTTCTATATATCAGGCGTATGTACAACAGCTCGAAAATAGCCGACTGAAGCTGACCCAGCTTGAGCAAGAGCTCCAACGAGCTCGCCAGCAGGTTCTTCTTGCTGCTTCTGTTCTTCCCTTTTTTCTGTCGGCTGCAATTACAAATATCGGAGTTTATGCTTACCGGTCTTTATCTTTCTTCATTGTAGGgaattttcatttcaaattctggtGATCAATCACATGCGATAGGGGGAAATAGTATAtactttaactttttttatctGTGTTGTGCGTTCTTTCTGATTTTCAGTTAAAGTTTCCAAGATAAACTTTACGGGCGGTTTAATTATTGGTATTATATGGTGATAATGGGAATGGgttttagttttagtttttataaaatGTGATAGCTTTCACCCTccaacatgttttttttttcttcataattttcTATTACCGCCgaatagaggtgttcaacagACCAAATCGGGTCGAAATTTAAATGGGCAGGGTCGGGGCGGGCGTGTCAAATTTTAACAGGCCGGGGCGGGTCAAAGCCAGtttaaatctaaccacttcgaccgttttttaaaagttcatataatagtttttttattctactttatgGCCCGTTTGGTCGACCCACCTAtatgtataataatatataaaatatataaaacaccTTTATCGCCGAATATCAcatttttaaaatgttgtaaTGGATCGGAATgttttttgtgaagaaaaagaaTGATTAGGGTAGGACAAGCTGAATCGTTAACCTTGTAAAGCAATCTTTCGATCTAGATTACATTagattttcattaccattaatACCAGTAACCAAATGGGCCTTATGAGTGCTTAAATATTTGTTGTCACTCATTGATCTAGCAGAATACTCTTGATCAATATTGTTGCATGACTACCTTGTAGGTGCTTTAGCTTTTGATGCGGAGTATGCACGATGGGTGGAAGAACAGAACAGAATGATTAATGAGTTGAGAAGTGCAGTAAATTCACATGCTAGCGATACTGAACTTCACACAGTCGTTGAAAGTGTAGCTGCCCATTTTAACGACATTTTCAGGCTTAAGGGTGTTGCTGCAAAGTCTGATGTCTTTCACATTTTGTCAGGAATGTGGAAGACTCCAGCCGAGCGTTGCTTCATGTGGATTGGTGGGTTTCGCCCATCAGAACTCCTAAAGGTGAGGATCATTTGTGTTGATTTCTTCTTAGCCATTAGTATcgtaatacttcctccgttctaaaatacttgttGTATTATGGTTATTGGCACTAACTAtccatcgttcaagcttatcatATTTATtgtggctaatgtgtaagaaaaaaatatagtcaagtgggatgtTGTTTAAATTGTCTAATCGCATGCTTTCATGATATTaacttattaatatttttagataaacatggttatatatatatatatatatatatatatatatatatatatatatatatatatatatatatatatatcaaaataacaaattggattgtgtaaaaagtcaaatgtaacaagtataacGGAACGTGGGAAGTAAGTAATAAAAACACACTGAGACTCTATTCTTTAACCTCAAAGCATGGACCAATAAAAACACCTGAGCTTTTTGTGAGCCTTTTATTCACCCACGAAGAATTTAGCGTCCAAATGTTACCCGAATGGAAATACGAAATGGTACGAGGGATAAAAACGGAAACTCGAAAAGTTAATTTAGAGTTTCGGGAACAAAGGGTCACAAGGTAGGATTCGGTGGGAAgttgaatttgctacatttcaCAAATCGAAGCTGAAGATGTAGCAAGTTCAAAGGGACGGAGGAAGTAAATTACATAGTGGAACCTACTGATCTTTCCTTCTACATTCTTCCATTTCCATTCACATAAGCCTCACAAAATCCGATTCTGTGTTTGTGGCGCACTTGATGCATATCCAACTTGTTCGTCGTTGCACATGCAGCTTCTGGTGAATCAATTGGAACCCTTGACCGAACAGCAATTAGTGGGCATCTACAGCTTGCAGCAGACATCACAACAGGCTGAAGAAGCCTTATCACAAGGAATGGAGGCCCTGCAGCAGTCTCTAGCCGAAACATTAGCCAATAGTACACCATGCCCTTCCGGCTCGTCTGGAAATGTAGCAAACTATATGGGTCAGATGGCCATGGCTATGGGCAAATTGGGAACTCTTGAAGGATTCTTGCGCCAGGTATTTCCTTGAAAAGTCTGTTCGAAATCCATGATTTGTCGATATTGAAACTCACTTTCCTCGGTGCATGATGCTGTTTTGTATAATATGTGTTTCCTTTACCTGCTGTCGATAATATTTCATGAATGTTTATACTTTCTGCAGGCCGACAATCTGCGTCAACAAACACTGCAACAAATGCACAACATATTAACAACTCGACAATCCGCACGTGCCTTGCTATCAATACACGACTATTTCTCAAGACTTCGGGCACTCAGTTCTCTATGGCTTGCTAGACCGCGTGATTGAGCACCCTCAAACTATCTTATTTTACAATAATTGACATGATAGGATCGTCTGACTTACCATGTTCTCTCGGGTTTGGCAATTTTGAGCTGGCGGTGTGTAATTTCCGTTCTGGTCGACTATGAATCGCGCACGATAATGTTTGTAACTCTATGTTGTATAATTACTGTTGTTGAGGTTGTATTTTCTAAAGGGTGGTATTGTTAGGTTGATGGAAAAGTATTTAGAGAAGGTTTCTTTGTAATAGTATTTAGAAGTACACTTCTATGTTAGGTAGCTTGTTACACTAGAATTCTCATAGTATTTTACTTGTATTTAGGACCCTTGTTTTCTACTATATAGTTTTGATTACTATACACCCCTATGTATAATGTACGAAATTCACTTTTGAATAAGAAAAATCctttctgttcttgttgcttttcAGCAGCTATTTTGTACATTTTGTCCTGCAGTAGAGGCTTGAGAGTTTGTCGTTATGGTTTTTTGGTTGCCGTTTGGgttgatttttgttgttttaggACGTCAActgcaaaaagaaaaatgtttGTTTTATGCCTTTTAACTCAGGTGAATAGCTGATTTATAagcaaaaatcaaaagaaattgtgagtattttttattgattttggttttttgaCTTAATTTTACTTAACTAAACGAGTAAACGACTAATAGTAAAGTGAGTCAAGAAACAACTTTTACTGAACATCTCTGTATAACTGATTTAACAGTTAGCGAATCACTTAATACTTTTAGCTAGTCATACCAGCTACCAACTTTATTCATCAGTATTTTGCGAAATAGACCCGTTATAACAGGATAACATGCGGCCTTAGTGACTGATGTTCTGAACGTGGCTTTTGACATTCACTAATATGTGGCGGTCTTATTATGAGAcgatataaatgaaaaataaaataatcagaCAGACACCTaataagaaataaagcaagtacATTTTGTATTTGTAGCAAATAAGGAGTATTTTGTTGTGTGTTAAAGGTTGGGCAAGGAAAGAGCAAAACACTTGCTCCACCGGAGAACAATCCGGCGACTTTTGACTACATCCACTGACATTCAATTTGAATTCAGGTGAGCCCTTTTCTTTTGGGTATCAAttgagcaacaatttcatttgcTAATTAGATATAAAATTTGTAAACCGTAAAGATTGAAAAACCCCTTGAATGTGTGTCTAAGTGAGTAATAAGCCATATCTTAGGCAGAATCTGACCAggaatgattattattttactaaCTTAGCTTGTTGGGTCAAGTTTTTTCTTGTCTTTTTGGTTTATTTGTGCGTTGGGTAGTTGGGATTTTGCTGTTTTGAtggaatgatgatgaattaagTTTTGCACACAAAGTGTTCGATGAAATGTATCAAAGAGATGTTGCGTCTCATAATGTTCTTCTTGCCTCGTGGAGCACATGCTTGTTAGATGTTACTACTCCAGTCTTACAAAGGTTAAAGAGTAATTCTTGCGTCATGGAACACTATTACGCTAACGATCAAAATGTATGGCTTTTGGCAGATTATAGTAAGATGTGTAGGTTAAGATGAATGAGTGGACATACCATAAAagatataattcaaaataaagacATAAAAAAGGTTTTGTAATCGCAAATATTGACTATCCGTTTGGTAGTTGCTATTAAAGTTGAAACTTTGAGGAGCTTAGAAGAGGAAGGCGAAGTCCAAAAATGACCAGTATAACAAGAGAGGAAGTGCAAAGTATTGGAATCATATGATAATAGATAAAATTGAACGAAAGAAGAGAATTTATGTAGATGATCATTAGAATATTTTTGTTAGTTGTAGTTTAGTATTAAATAGAGCTGAAGAAAgtttaatgtttatttgttaGTGATGAGTTTCCAcactcattttttttgtttcatataACTGACCTTATATTGTTTACTTGCCTTCCAGAGTAGAAGCTTGATCTTGACCAATGCCTCACCGAACACGTCCAATGGCAGCGCTTCTTTTGTTTACTGGCCTGAATGTGGTTTTGGTGTCAACGATATCACCTATCTATGACTATGTTTGCTTTCATCCTTATTGGGAAAGAAGAGTATGAATATATTGCATCATTTTAGCTATCTTTACAATAGTGCCAAAGCTTTAATATCAAAAGATTGAGGTCGGCTGCATGAATCCATATATTTGT
Proteins encoded in this region:
- the LOC130826150 gene encoding transcription factor TGA2.3-like isoform X1, producing MGSRIVKKTGSKNGASLTSGMPSFNPAIPISNSVVGEGNNSNTSRVPEIGVFEQSLDFCIEDDVDFRHPLFSSLKSSSLTVGPDLQFGSFNKVLSLEKESHLNFASVSRGHRENWAESNMADASPRTDTSTDEADDRHPQLEVGQINTKTASDSSDRSKEKALDQKSLRRLAQNREAARKSRLRKKAYVQQLENSRLKLTQLEQELQRARQQGIFISNSGDQSHAIGGNSALAFDAEYARWVEEQNRMINELRSAVNSHASDTELHTVVESVAAHFNDIFRLKGVAAKSDVFHILSGMWKTPAERCFMWIGGFRPSELLKLLVNQLEPLTEQQLVGIYSLQQTSQQAEEALSQGMEALQQSLAETLANSTPCPSGSSGNVANYMGQMAMAMGKLGTLEGFLRQADNLRQQTLQQMHNILTTRQSARALLSIHDYFSRLRALSSLWLARPRD
- the LOC130826150 gene encoding transcription factor TGA2.3-like isoform X2, with translation MPSFNPAIPISNSVVGEGNNSNTSRVPEIGVFEQSLDFCIEDDVDFRHPLFSSLKSSSLTVGPDLQFGSFNKVLSLEKESHLNFASVSRGHRENWAESNMADASPRTDTSTDEADDRHPQLEVGQINTKTASDSSDRSKEKALDQKSLRRLAQNREAARKSRLRKKAYVQQLENSRLKLTQLEQELQRARQQGIFISNSGDQSHAIGGNSALAFDAEYARWVEEQNRMINELRSAVNSHASDTELHTVVESVAAHFNDIFRLKGVAAKSDVFHILSGMWKTPAERCFMWIGGFRPSELLKLLVNQLEPLTEQQLVGIYSLQQTSQQAEEALSQGMEALQQSLAETLANSTPCPSGSSGNVANYMGQMAMAMGKLGTLEGFLRQADNLRQQTLQQMHNILTTRQSARALLSIHDYFSRLRALSSLWLARPRD